A stretch of DNA from Desulfuromonas thiophila:
GAACTGTGGGGGCGGGTCACCGATGTGCCCTGGGGCATCGTTTTCCCTCAGGCCGGCCCGCTGCCGCGCCACCCCAGTCAGCTGTATCAGGCCATACTGGAAGGCCCGGTTCTGTTCAGCCTGTTGGCGTTGATCGCTCGCTGGCGTCGTCCGGCCTGGACGGTTTTTTTCAGCTTTGTCGCGTTCTATGCCCTGTTTCGTTTTCTGGTGGAATTCTTTCGCCAGCCGGATGCCCATCTTGGCTTGCTCGGGGGCGGTTTGAGCCTGGGACAATGGTTGTCATTACCGATGCTGTTGCTGGGCTTGGCTGGCGTTGTCTGGAGTCTGCGTCGTGGGCAAGTGTCATGAGACCTCTGCGGGCCCTGGTTTATGACTGTGACGGGGTGTTGTTCGACAGCCGTCGGGCCAATCTGGCCTATTACAACCAGATTCTGACGGAACTGGGCGAAAGGCCGGTGCTGGAGGAAGAGACGGAGCGGGCGCTGTTGTGTCATACGGGCTCAACACCCCAGGTACTGCGACATCTTCTTGGCTCGGAACGAGCAGCCGAGGGCCTGCGGGTTGCAGCCCAGGTGGACTACCGCCCCTTTCTGGCCTGGATGACACCGGAGCCGGGTTTACTGGTCAGTTTGCGACAGTTGGTACGGCGCCTGCCACTAGCCATTGCCACCAACCGCCAACGGACTATGGGGCAGATCCTGCAGCATTTTGAATTGACGGAATTTTTTCGCTGCGTGACCACCAGCAGTGATGTCCAACGGCCCAAGCCTTTTCCCGATATGCTGTGGCATACGGCGCAGCTGCTGGGCTGTGCCCTGGATGAAATGCTGTATGTGGGGGATTCGCTGCTGGATCAGCAGGCTGCGCAGGCCGCCGGCGTATCCTTTGTGGCCTACAGGTGGGCGGGAGAGGGAAGACGGATTGAACACCACGCCGATCTGGTCGGCCTGGTTGCTCAGCTTTGTGACGGAAGCTGATTCTTTTTCAGAGACTTGTGCATTTCAAGAACGTTTCCGCCACTGCATTTCTCGTAGGTGACCGAATCCATCAGGCTGCGGATCAGGAAGATACCGCGACCGTGATCCTGAGTCGGATCGGGGTCAATCTCTTTGGCTTTGCTGATGTCGAAACCCTGACCCTGGTCGTAGACCCGGATGCAGAGGTTTTCGTCTGACAGGCAGATGCAGACGTGGACCTCCTTGGTTGGATCATTGCGATTGGCGTGCTTGATGGCGTTGGCCATGGCTTCGGTGATCACCAGATTGATATGGTAGGCCAGTTCTTCCGGGTTGGAGTTGTTGAATTTCTTTAAGGTGCTGGCGATGTCCTCGCCGATTTTGCCGATCAGGCTCAGGTATTTGGTCTGATTGGGAACCTTGATGTCTACTTCGAGGACATTTTTCATCGCAGCCATCCTGTGTTGTCCGCCATGGCGGAGCCCTGGGTCTTTTCGCCCGGAGCCGGACCGTTTGATGTGTCGGCCACCGGGCGAACGTTTCACTGACATTGCCCCGCGTCAGCGGTGTGGCGAAAGCAGTTTACTTTTTCTGGCTAATCCGTCTCTGGCGGATGGGACGCTTGCAGACGGTATGGTTTGTCAGAAGCTGGCCAGCGCTTCATCAACACCGGGAAAGATTTCAAAAACGCGGTGCAGGCGGGTCAACTCGAACATCGATTTGACCTGGGTCTGCAGGCCGCACAGCTTGACACCGCCATTGCGGGAGCTGGCGTTCTTGAAGCCCGAGACCAGTGCTCCCAGACCTGACGAATCAATGAACCGCACAGCAGCCAGATCAATGATGACGTTGACCTTGCCTTCCTCGAACAGGTTCAGCAGCTGTGCTTTGAGTTCATTGCTGTTGTGTGCATCGAGCCGTTCCTCATCGACGGTCAGAACCGTTGCTTTTTCATGATCCTTGATGGTTACAATCATTCTACCCTCCTGATGCGCGCCTGTCCTTGCGCGGTTAATATTCATTTCTTTTTAGCACAACCAGCGTCACGTCGTCGCGAAAATGTCGTCGGCCCTGAAACAGTCGAACCTCGTCCATGATGCTGTTGATAATGTCACTGCTGTTTTTGTCCCATTGCTCGCGCAGGATGTTCTGTAACCGTTGCAGGCCGAACAGTTCCTGGGCGCTGTTTTCCGCTTCGATAATGCCATCGGTGTAGAGCAATAGCAGGTCGTCCGGTTCAGTGATGGTGTTGCATTGTTCAAAACCGATTTCCGACTCTATGCCCAGGATCAGACCCTCAGCGTCAAGCAATTCAAAACGGTCTTGGGTACGACGATAGAGCAGGGGCTGATTGTGGCCGGCATTGGCATAAACCAGCTGATGCTTGCCACGTTCGCAGCGCAGGTAGAACATGGTGATGAACAATTCCGCCTGACTCAGATCATTGTAGAGAGCCTTGTTAAGCTGTTCCAGGGTTTGCTGCGGTGATAGCTGCTGCTGGGCCTGCGCCTGCATGAAGGTGCGTGCTGTTGCCATCAGCAGGGCTGCGCCGATATTATGACCGGACACATCGGCGATGACCACATCGAAACTGTCAGGATGCATGAAAAAATCGTAGTAATCGCCGCCGATCTGTTTGGCGGGGACACAGATGCCGGCAATGTCCAGCCCAGGTATCTCGGGCATGGCCTTCGGCAGCAGCCCCAGCTGAATGGATTCGGCAATTTTAAGCTCCTTGTCCCGCTCGCTGGCCTCGATTAATCGATCGGTTTGACGGGCATTGCGCAAAGCGATACCGATCTGTGCGGCGAGGTTTTTGTACAGTTCGATGAATTCGTCGGTATAGATGCCCTTGGCAAATCGTGAATAGGAGGACAGTACGCCGACGGGCTGGCCTTCGATGGCAATGGGGGCGTGGGCGAAAGATTTGATACCCAGCTCACGGACAATGGCTATGGAGGCTGGCTTATCCACACAGTCCGAATCATTGGCCAGCACCACCCGGTTGGTGATAAAGGTGGTGCCGATGCAGGTTTCTTGATTGATTTCGCGATCGGCGTGGGACAAAAAGGCGCTATCGATGCCCTTGAAGCTGTGTACCCGCAGTAGCTGACTGTCCTCGTCAAGGATGCGGATGGCACAGAGATCAAAGCGGAACTGGCGGTAGAGCACCTCCAGTATGTTATCAAGAATGGTCTCCAGTTTTTCGCCACTGCTGATCAGGTTGGCCACTTCGTACAGCACTCCCAGCTGTTCGCGGCTGGCGTCGCGGCTGAGGCTGACGGTGCCGAAGATATCGAACACATCCTCCATTTTGCTGCCGCGCGCTGACAGATAGTTGTCGACGATGATGCGGGCCGCTGGCGCTCCGACCGAGGCGGCCAGGGTACGTTCGGTAAAGAGTTTAAGACTGGGAATTTCGTATTCTGACAAGCTGCCGCGCTCGTCGATTTCACGATTGCCAATGTATTCAGCGATGGCCCGGTTGGCCTGTTTTTCACCAATGAATTTAGCCATCAGGTCGACAAATTCAATAACCGTAGGCGCCTTGCTGATGCGTTTGCGTTTGCTTGCCGGGTCGTCCCAGGTAGCGATCCGCACAAAGCGCATGGCCTGGGCCGCTTCTTCTGCGGTGGGGTTGGTAAGCATTGAAATGAGGAGGAAGCTGCCAAGGTTAAAGAAAAAGGTCCAGAACAGGGCGTGCGACCAGTTGTCAAGATTGTCCAGATAGAACAGGGCGGTCGGCCGCAGGGCGGCGATGCCGAATGGGCCGTCTTCCAGCAGGGATGGGGCCAACCAGCCGGCATCGACAAAGGTTGGGACAATGAGGGTATAGAGCCAGATGATAAAGCCCAGGACCAGCCCGACCATCGCACCGCGATGACTGGCTCGTTCCCAATACAGACCACCGAGCAGAGCCGGGGCAAACTGAGTGGCCGCCATAAAGGAAATCAGACCGATATTGACCAGAGCTTCTGATTCGCCCAAAGTGCGGTAGTAGAAGTAGCCGAGGAAGATCACCGAGGCGATGGCGATACGTTTGAGCAGTAACAGGGTGCCGGAGATGTCAGTGGTGCGCAGGTTGAAACGCAGCAGTACCGGCATGATCAGGTTGTTCAGGATCATGGTGGCGGAGGCCACTGATTCAAGCATGACCATGCCAGCTGCCGCCGACAAGCCGCCGATGAACACCAGGGCGGCCAAGGTCAGTTGATGCTGCCCCAGTGGCAGGGTCAGCACATAGTAATCGGCAAAGGAGGTATCACCCTGGAAGACCAGCAGCCCCCCCAGTGCTATCGGCAGAACGAACAGGTTGAGCAGAAACATGTAGGCTGGAAATGCCCACATGGCTTTACGGACATGGCCGATATCGGAGTTTTCGATGACCATGACATGAAACTGACGCGGCAGAAACATGATGGCCATCATCGACATCAGGGTCATGGAGAACCAGCGTCCGGCGGGTGAGGGACCATCGTTGAGCAACAACAGGGAGGACTTCTCTGGATAGGTGGCCAAGAATCGTGTGAAGATATCGCTGAAGCCGTCGAACAGGCCATAACAGACAAAGATGCCCACGGCCAGAAAGGCCAGCAGTTTAACTACGGATTCAAAGGCGACGGCTGCTACCAGTCCCTCGTGCCGTTCGGTACTGTCGAGCCGCATGGCCCCGAAAAAGATGCAGAACAGCGCCAACAGCAGGGCAACCACGAAAGCGGTGTCCGGGCCGGGAGCGGCAGCCGTGCCGACTTGGTGCATATCGACACCGCGGGTCAGCAGGTCGAAGCTGTAGGCGACCGCTTTGAGTTGGAGCGCAATGTAGGGTACGATGCCCAAAACCGCGAAGACAGTGACGATCGCACCGAGAGACGACGATTTGCCGTAGCGGCTGGCAATGAAGTCAGCAATGCTGACGATGTTGTGTTCCTTGCTGATCTGGAGAATCTTGCGCAGCAAAAACCACCAGGTGAAGCAGATCAGAGTCGGGCCGGTATAGATGGTGATGAAATCAATACCGCTGGTTGCAGCGCGGCCGACGCTGCCGTAGTAGGTCCAAGAGGTACAGTAAACAGCCAGCGACAGGGAATAGACATGGGCGTTGGAAATGAGGCTGCGGCCCTGGGCTCGCCGTTCGATGGCAAAATAGGCCACGCCGAACAGCAGCAGAAAGTAGATCAGGGTGATCAGGCTGATGATCTGCAGGCTCATGACTTGTCCATGTCTTCAGTGAAAACGGTTTTCAGCGGCCGGAGCTGCCGACCGAGGCGTCAAGTCGTTTGGAAAACAGATAGATGACAGCGATGGAGGCTGGCCAGCCCAGCAGAAAATAGACCACCAGCAGCGGAATGCCGAAAAGGGTGTCGATCCGGTTGAAAATCTGCAGAAACGGGAAGTTGAGCAGGATCAGGCCCAGAAGGAAGAAGGCCAGCCATAGCTGGCGTTTCTGGGCGGAATTGAGTTCCGTCATCGCTGACCTCCTAGGCAAGGATGAAACCTATTGATGATGCCCAGTATAGTGCATCCGGCTCAGGCTGTCGACCGAAGCGCGGGGGAAAGAGTTCCGATTTGATAATTAGCAAATAAAAATGTCTATATCGCTTGAAAAGTTCGCCACCATGTTATAATTGACTGTCTAGGTGGTCATTGTAGTGTGTTGGCCTCTTGCTGTGCGCGCCGCAAGATGATCTGCTGTGCGTTGCAACCTGATGCGAGGCTGTCTGAAGGCAGGGCAGGTTTTGCCGGGAAGGCTCTGAGAGAAGGGAACGGTTCTGTGGCGACTGCTCAGTTGTCTTCTGGCAGGTAGGCGGCCCGCAGTGATTGTTGATGGCAGGCGGTATGTTTTTCGATTTCCTGTCGGATAAGCCGGTTGAGGTGCTCGTTGGCGCAGTCGCCCCATAGGTGGTCATAGGGCAGGCCGAGGAATTGGGCGATGGCTTGCCGGGTTTCAGGCCGACAGCGCTGTTGCTTGATGGTTTTCTGGATGGCGTGATAACCCAGTCCGGTGGCGTTGGCGATCTGGCTGACGCTGAGATCGCGCAACGACAGCAGTTTTTGCAGCGGTGTTTTCTGATTGTTGCCGT
This window harbors:
- a CDS encoding HAD family hydrolase, with amino-acid sequence MRPLRALVYDCDGVLFDSRRANLAYYNQILTELGERPVLEEETERALLCHTGSTPQVLRHLLGSERAAEGLRVAAQVDYRPFLAWMTPEPGLLVSLRQLVRRLPLAIATNRQRTMGQILQHFELTEFFRCVTTSSDVQRPKPFPDMLWHTAQLLGCALDEMLYVGDSLLDQQAAQAAGVSFVAYRWAGEGRRIEHHADLVGLVAQLCDGS
- a CDS encoding ATP-binding protein translates to MKNVLEVDIKVPNQTKYLSLIGKIGEDIASTLKKFNNSNPEELAYHINLVITEAMANAIKHANRNDPTKEVHVCICLSDENLCIRVYDQGQGFDISKAKEIDPDPTQDHGRGIFLIRSLMDSVTYEKCSGGNVLEMHKSLKKNQLPSQS
- a CDS encoding sodium:solute symporter family transporter, with the protein product MSLQIISLITLIYFLLLFGVAYFAIERRAQGRSLISNAHVYSLSLAVYCTSWTYYGSVGRAATSGIDFITIYTGPTLICFTWWFLLRKILQISKEHNIVSIADFIASRYGKSSSLGAIVTVFAVLGIVPYIALQLKAVAYSFDLLTRGVDMHQVGTAAAPGPDTAFVVALLLALFCIFFGAMRLDSTERHEGLVAAVAFESVVKLLAFLAVGIFVCYGLFDGFSDIFTRFLATYPEKSSLLLLNDGPSPAGRWFSMTLMSMMAIMFLPRQFHVMVIENSDIGHVRKAMWAFPAYMFLLNLFVLPIALGGLLVFQGDTSFADYYVLTLPLGQHQLTLAALVFIGGLSAAAGMVMLESVASATMILNNLIMPVLLRFNLRTTDISGTLLLLKRIAIASVIFLGYFYYRTLGESEALVNIGLISFMAATQFAPALLGGLYWERASHRGAMVGLVLGFIIWLYTLIVPTFVDAGWLAPSLLEDGPFGIAALRPTALFYLDNLDNWSHALFWTFFFNLGSFLLISMLTNPTAEEAAQAMRFVRIATWDDPASKRKRISKAPTVIEFVDLMAKFIGEKQANRAIAEYIGNREIDERGSLSEYEIPSLKLFTERTLAASVGAPAARIIVDNYLSARGSKMEDVFDIFGTVSLSRDASREQLGVLYEVANLISSGEKLETILDNILEVLYRQFRFDLCAIRILDEDSQLLRVHSFKGIDSAFLSHADREINQETCIGTTFITNRVVLANDSDCVDKPASIAIVRELGIKSFAHAPIAIEGQPVGVLSSYSRFAKGIYTDEFIELYKNLAAQIGIALRNARQTDRLIEASERDKELKIAESIQLGLLPKAMPEIPGLDIAGICVPAKQIGGDYYDFFMHPDSFDVVIADVSGHNIGAALLMATARTFMQAQAQQQLSPQQTLEQLNKALYNDLSQAELFITMFYLRCERGKHQLVYANAGHNQPLLYRRTQDRFELLDAEGLILGIESEIGFEQCNTITEPDDLLLLYTDGIIEAENSAQELFGLQRLQNILREQWDKNSSDIINSIMDEVRLFQGRRHFRDDVTLVVLKRNEY
- a CDS encoding STAS domain-containing protein, producing MIVTIKDHEKATVLTVDEERLDAHNSNELKAQLLNLFEEGKVNVIIDLAAVRFIDSSGLGALVSGFKNASSRNGGVKLCGLQTQVKSMFELTRLHRVFEIFPGVDEALASF